The Puntigrus tetrazona isolate hp1 chromosome 13, ASM1883169v1, whole genome shotgun sequence genome contains the following window.
TACATTTGATTTCAACCAGAATGTTTAATATAAGTGTATACAGTTTTGAAGTACATTTGATTgtctttcaaacacacacacacacacacacactcacacacaacaacaactaaTCATATTTCCCTGAATTAGCAAGTTATAAAGATCATTAAGAGCAAAATGTCATAAATAACAGCAAGGAATGCAAACACGCTATCAGAACAAATCTCTTGAAACTATGTCCAGGTTaaatttcaccccaaaatcaaaaggaactaatttaaaaaatattttgcatattactGTAATAGATTACTATTTATTACATACATCAGCGTAAGCATTAAAGGCACTACAGCAAATACTATCTTCATGTTTACATTCTTTACACACTCGTGAGACTTTGGcttgatttgtgtgtttttttattctgttattttggGCTGAAATATGAGCTGGACATGTCTCTCTTTCAGAGCAATAAATAAGCTGCTGAATAATTCGACTGTTGATCTGGGTCCCGTCAAACTCGCGTCTCAAACTAACCGAGTGCAATTACTAGGAATCATTAGCTGGAGTCTTAAAGGGCAGCGAGGCACAGTCGTGAGGAGGAATAAAACCAGgtctgtttgttctgtgttcCAGTCCTTCAGAACTTGgtgctctctgtgtgtttagCTGATATCTGCTTCTCTTTCTCGGGCAGCATGTCGACGGTCACGTCTCTGGAGGCCGGAGGACAGCAGGACATCTCTACGTCGGCTCGCTCCAGCTGAACCGTGACGCTGTGGACCCCGGCGCGCTGGAACAGCTGCTGGATCTGAGTCTGAAGGGTCGAATCCTGCAGGTCAGCGCTCACCTTCACGTGCAGCGAGGCCACGTTTCGTCCTTTAGATAACTCCCAGACGTGAGCCTCGTGAACGCTCGCCACGCCCGGGAGCTTACACACACTCtccactgagacacacacacacacacacacacaagcgtcAGCACTGAGACACCCCTCAATACACACCTCACCATCTTCTGATGACGTACATTACAAGTTaagctgcattttaaaagtcacaTGTAATCCAGTGTGTTTATTAATGCGTtacttgcttttctttttcattcaacgTAAGTTTATTAGCAGCTGACTGAAATCTCTATAAAAACAGGTGTCctataaataaactgtaaataacTGATCTTCAGAGGTTAagaaaatacactttaataTGATGTGTCTTGTCATTTAACTTCACTAGCAGCTGAATAAAtctcaaaaacatcaaaacagatGCAAACAAACTATATGAATGTTTGATGTTGTAAATTACAAGTTAAACTACAAGAAATTAgtttaaaagtcacatttaattcagtgtgttacCTGCCGTTTCTTTGTCATTTCATCTTCATGCTGAGctatgattattttttacagtgttgcaCATTATAACCAATCACTCGAGTCTGTGCTTTTAAAGCAACGGATGACAAAACTACGGTGTACTTAGGTACAATAACCATAACCATCaatctatatattaatatcaatcTTTGTTTGAACGACCTGCACAAAAACCTGAAGAAAAGAGTCCTTCATGTTACCGTCTTGAAGCAGGCTGTGTTTATTCAGCAAGACTACACTATGACTACTTGACTAATTAAAGATGGATGAATGCATGAAGTATCTAATATTCCACGCTTCGTTTTATCGACTAATGAAGGCACCGTCCAGAGTGAATGTACTGAAGATGAACTCACAGACAGAGCTGAGCTGCAGGTCCGGAGGACTCATCTGCAGCAGGATCCCCGTCGTTTCTTTGACCAGAGGAGCGGCTGACGACATGATGATGGCCACCATGACCAGCGTCAGACTGGGGTCCACGTAACACTGCCAGTTACACGGGCTCTCAGGGGCCAGGGGCCACACGTAGAACAGAGCCGAggccaccaccaccaccaccgaGCCCAGCGCGTCGTTCAGAACATGAAGCAGTACAcctgtgtggagagagagagagagagagagacatgctgttaacacagagagagagagacatgcccttgagagagagagagagagagagagagacatgctgttaacacacacagagagagNNNNNNNNNNNNNNNNNNNNNNNNNNNNNNNNNNNNNNNNNNNNNNNNNNNNNNNNNNNNNNNNNNNNNNNNNNNNNNNNNNNNNNNNNNNNNNNNNNNNNNNNNNNNNNNNNNNNNAGACAGGGGTTGAAACAGACTGCGTCGCTCTGGCACGGTGTCCACACGAAAGTGAAGATCAAGGCGTTGACCACCACAATGACGGAGCCTAAGGCGTCACCGAGCACGTGCAGGAACACCCCGCGCATGTTCATCTGGGAGGCCGACTCGGGGCTGTGGTCCAGGTCCTCCAACGAGCCCTTAGCGGTGATTTTGATGTTCAGGCTGCCTGGGAAAGTCAGCAAAGTGAGCAGAAAAATAAAGCACTGGCTACAATTATACGTGTTTTGCATTAGGCTGCGTGGATGAGAAGGAAACCCAGCAATTACTTTAAACTTCTTCCAAGTTACAGGGTTTTCACACGAAAactagaacagaatagaatagagtagAACAGAAAACCGCATTGACACCGTTCCACACTTTCTGAATGTCCATGTTTTTGATTGGATACCAATTTCTAGCTGAAGAAATACTAACtacaaaacaactaaaaaacaGGAACGGTCCTATGCACTTACTGCAGTGATTAAGTAATAatccttaacctaaccctagcaCACGTAGTCACCTTATATTACAGcattttctgaattaaaaacactgtaagTAGATGTACTGTAAAATCCAGTGCAACCGTAAAAATTTTTATGCTGACAACAGAGATTTccgttttattaattttgacgACTGTTCCAGGCCTGGAAATCACGCTTTCGAAATTCCACGGCTTTAAAGAATTTCCGTGTTATTCCCATTACTTTTCCGGCCGTGCCAAAACTGGATCCCGGTTCCTATCTGAAGAAATGCTAAATACAAGAAACTACGTTCCCTTTACATTTAAGGAATTCTATTAAAGATTTTTGACGGGCCCCAGACTGTCGGAAccgtttttcttttaagaattTCCTTTTTCGTCTAGAGATATCCATTTTAAATTCCCTAACATTTCCAGGTGTTCCGAGAATGTGACAATCCAGAATTTGTATGTAAGtgctattttataaatataaaactagcAATCAACACAACGATTTAATTGTTCATAAATAGAATGAAATACCTGGTTTTAGATCAGAGGCTCGATCTCCTTGAGAGCTGTTGCTGTTTATCATGAGATTGTAGGCTTCTTCGTGTGCTTTTGGTTTTTCATACTCCCTGCGGGTTGTCTTGTGGAGGTGAGGGTGTCCGGAGTGAGAGTGACCCCCATGAGAGTGACCCGCATGAGAGTGACCCCCATGAGAGTGCCCGTGCCCGCCGAACCCCGCGTGCCCGTGGAACAGGAAAAGACCGAGGACGTTCACGAGGAGACCGGCGACGCCGACCCAGATGACCACGCGCGGATTCTCGATCTCGTGCGGCAGCGTGTAGCGCTCGACCGCCTCCAGCGCGATGGTGAAGCAGAGGGCCGTCAGAAACACGGCGTTAACCAGCGCTCCCATCACTTCTGCTCGGATCCACCCGTACGTGTTTTTACTTGTAACGCGAGCCGTCTCCGCGAAGCCCACCGCGATTAAAGCCACTATCAGCGCGATCACGTCCGACAGCATGTGAAAAGAGTCGGACAGCATCGCGAGGGACGCAGTTATCCTGCTCACCACAACTTCAACGACGAAAAACACGAGCGTTAAGGACAGCATGCACAGCAAACGCGCCCGGTTCTGTCCCAAACCCATGTTTGTCTTCAACGGCGAAACAAAACTAAGTGTAACCGGTTTCTTTTAGCGCTTGGAATAATTCACATTTCGTTTTAAATGTCgttaaagttgaaaataaacGCGCAAGAGCTGTTGCTATTGGCAACTCACGACTTGACAGTTGCGCGACGGACCAGAAAAATTAATCATCACAGCATTCATTCATGCTTCGCGGACAGAGACGCCGGACGCTGCAGGCTGGTGATGGAATAAAAGACGCTCGTGGATCTCTGGGACGAGTTAAGCGAAACTTGAGACTTTGCACCCGGTAAAGTTCTCCACACGGTCTGAGCGGGGACGCGCGGTCCCCATTGGCCGAATATGACTGAACGCCGAGGTCACATGGGCAGCGAGAACACGCTCCGGAGCCCTTCAAACTATGTAAATCACAGCAATCAGCGCGAATGGACGGAAATTACTGCGAGGTGTGCACAGATTAGGTACACTGGTAATAAGAGAGAGATTATCCTTACCCGTAGACGTGATGATTGTGACTCTGAATCACGTTGGTGTAATTGCGAAGCCTGAAAGTTTGGTATTGTGCGTTGATATCGTtctcaaaattactttttttaatcttaccTTTGGACCCCAAATTCTGAAAGACCTAAatgcagatagatagatatatctATAGCTATGGTCAAATAGGAACGTTAAAATTACGATATCATTATAACATAATNNNNNNNNNNNNNNNNNNNNNNNNNNNNNNNNNNNNNNNNNNNNNNNNNNNNNNNNNNNNNNNNNNNNNNNNNNNNNNNNNNNNNNNNNNNNNNNNNNNNacacacacagtcagacacacacccacctacctacacacacacacacacacacagtcagacacacacactcacactacacacacgcacacacacacacacagtcagacacacacacactccacctaacacacacacccacctacacacacacacacacacacacagtcagacacacactcacctacacacacgcacacacacacacacagtcagacacacacctacacacacacacacacacacacagtcagacacacacccaCCTacctacacacacgcacacacacacacacacacacagtcagacacacactcacccacctacacacacacacacacacagacacacacacacccacctaACACAcataactacacacacacacacacacacacacctaacacacacacacacagacagacacacacactcacctacacacacgcacacacacacacacacagacagacacacactcacctacacactgcacacacacacacacagacagacacacactcacctacacacacgcacacacacacacacagacagacacacacactcacctacctacacacacacacgcacagaaacggacacacacacactcacctacacacgcacacacacacagtcagacacacactcacctacccctacacacacacacacacagtcagacacacacctactacctacacacacacacacacatcagtcagacacactcactctacacacacgcacacacacacacacagtcagacacacacacctacacacacactcactctacacacacgcacacacacacacacagtcagacacacac
Protein-coding sequences here:
- the LOC122356263 gene encoding zinc transporter 1-like is translated as MGLGQNRARLLCMLSLTLVFFVVEVVVSRITASLAMLSDSFHMLSDVIALIVALIAVGFAETARVTSKNTYGWIRAEVMGALVNAVFLTALCFTIALEAVERYTLPHEIENPRVVIWVGVAGLLVNVLGLFLFHGHAGFGGHGHSHGGHSHAGHSHGGHSHSGHPHLHKTTRREYEKPKAHEEAYNLMINSNSSQGDRASDLKPGSLNIKITAKGSLEDLDHSPESASQMNMRGVFLHVLGDALGSVIVVVNALIFTFVWTPCQSDAVCFNPCMSLSLSLSLSRACLSLSVLTACLSLSLSLHTGVLLHVLNDALGSVVVVVASALFYVWPLAPESPCNWQCYVDPSLTLVMVAIIMSSAAPLVKETTGILLQMSPPDLQLSSVLESVCKLPGVASVHEAHVWELSKGRNVASLHVKVSADLQDSTLQTQIQQLFQRAGVHSVTVQLERADVEMSCCPPASRDVTVDMLPEKEKQISAKHTESTKF